The following proteins are co-located in the Pseudomonas fluorescens genome:
- a CDS encoding EscU/YscU/HrcU family type III secretion system export apparatus switch protein: MADTSEEKSQPATDKKLNDARKKGQVAKSQDLVSGMVILFCTLCISILAPRAMAQVTALIDLTARIYIEPFATVWPRVLDHAEQLIIGITLPVMAVTTGVVILTNLITMRGFVFSVDPIKPEFKRINPAEGMKKIFALRNLVEFLKGLVKVHVLAIAFYVVGKHALQALMESSRCGAECMESTFFLVLKPLVFTVLCAFLTVGAVDVLMQRWLFGRDMKMTRSETKRERKDIDGDPLIKSERRRQRNEMQALATKLGLSRASMMIGTTDGWVIGVRYVRGETPVPVIVCRASPEEALLMLQEAYDLGIPHAPDKSLAAAIARKAVPGDPVPDASFQAVADWLVAARLI; the protein is encoded by the coding sequence ATGGCCGACACCAGCGAAGAGAAATCCCAGCCGGCCACGGACAAAAAGCTCAACGACGCCCGCAAGAAAGGCCAGGTCGCCAAGAGCCAGGACCTGGTGTCGGGCATGGTCATTCTGTTCTGCACCTTGTGCATCTCCATCCTTGCGCCCCGGGCCATGGCGCAGGTCACGGCGCTGATTGACCTGACCGCGCGCATCTACATCGAACCCTTCGCCACGGTGTGGCCCCGGGTGCTCGACCATGCCGAACAACTGATCATCGGGATCACGCTGCCGGTGATGGCGGTGACCACCGGCGTGGTGATCCTGACCAACCTCATCACCATGCGCGGCTTTGTGTTTTCGGTGGACCCGATCAAGCCCGAGTTCAAACGCATCAACCCGGCGGAGGGCATGAAGAAGATCTTCGCCTTGCGCAACCTGGTGGAGTTCCTCAAGGGGCTGGTCAAGGTGCATGTATTGGCGATCGCGTTTTACGTGGTCGGCAAGCACGCGTTACAGGCGCTGATGGAGTCATCACGCTGTGGTGCCGAGTGTATGGAATCGACGTTTTTCCTGGTGCTCAAACCGCTGGTGTTTACGGTGCTGTGCGCGTTTCTTACGGTGGGCGCGGTGGACGTGCTGATGCAGCGCTGGCTGTTCGGACGCGACATGAAGATGACCCGCAGCGAAACCAAGCGCGAGCGCAAAGACATTGACGGCGACCCGCTGATCAAGAGCGAACGGCGGCGCCAGCGCAATGAAATGCAGGCGCTGGCCACCAAGCTGGGGTTGAGCCGGGCGTCGATGATGATCGGCACCACCGATGGCTGGGTGATTGGCGTGCGCTATGTACGCGGGGAAACGCCGGTGCCGGTGATCGTGTGTCGCGCATCACCGGAAGAGGCCTTGTTGATGTTGCAGGAGGCCTACGATCTGGGGATTCCCCATGCGCCGGACAAGTCCCTGGCGGCGGCTATCGCCAGGAAAGCCGTACCCGGCGACCCCGTGCCGGATGCCTCATTCCAGGCCGTGGCCGATTGGCTTGTGGCTGCGCGCCTGATCTGA
- the sctT gene encoding type III secretion system export apparatus subunit SctT, whose product MDASLTAQFLEVAYPVISAASLAACRAMGVVVITPAFNRLGLTGMIRGCVAVAISIPMFFPVFEALTAMPEHGSVFIAGLLIKEFLIGILIGLLFGIPFWAAEVAGELIDLQRGSTMAQLVDPLSTGESSVMSTLLTVMLITLFFMSGGFILMVDGYYHSYQLWPVTAFTPVFASSALLAVLSILDQIMRVGVLMVSPLLISLLITDLMLAYLSRMAPNLHIFDLSLPVKNLFFSILMVIYIGFLIPLMLDQLAAFRGTVELLKTLAGME is encoded by the coding sequence ATGGATGCCAGCCTTACCGCGCAGTTCCTGGAAGTCGCCTACCCGGTGATCAGCGCCGCCTCGCTGGCCGCCTGCCGGGCCATGGGCGTGGTGGTGATTACCCCGGCCTTCAACCGCCTGGGCCTCACCGGGATGATTCGTGGCTGTGTGGCCGTGGCCATTTCCATCCCGATGTTCTTCCCGGTGTTCGAAGCACTGACCGCGATGCCCGAACATGGCAGCGTGTTCATCGCCGGGTTGCTGATCAAGGAGTTTTTGATCGGCATTCTGATCGGGCTGTTGTTCGGCATTCCGTTCTGGGCGGCAGAGGTGGCGGGGGAGCTGATCGACCTGCAGCGCGGCTCGACCATGGCGCAGTTGGTGGACCCGCTTTCAACCGGCGAATCGAGTGTGATGTCGACCCTGTTGACGGTGATGCTGATCACGCTGTTTTTCATGTCCGGCGGTTTTATCCTGATGGTCGACGGTTATTACCACAGCTACCAGTTGTGGCCGGTGACCGCGTTTACCCCGGTATTTGCCAGCTCGGCACTGCTGGCGGTGCTGTCGATCCTCGACCAGATCATGCGTGTTGGCGTGCTGATGGTTTCCCCGTTGCTGATCTCGCTGCTGATTACTGACTTGATGCTTGCCTACCTGTCGCGGATGGCGCCGAACCTGCACATTTTCGATTTGTCGTTGCCGGTGAAAAACCTGTTTTTTTCGATCCTGATGGTGATCTATATCGGCTTCCTGATCCCGTTGATGCTCGACCAGTTGGCGGCGTTTCGCGGCACCGTCGAATTGCTCAAAACCCTGGCAGGCATGGAGTAG
- a CDS encoding EscS/YscS/HrcS family type III secretion system export apparatus protein, whose translation MGQDVFLSLMKQALMTVLMLSAPALGVAIIVGLSVGLFQALTQIQDQILPQVVKLVAVLLTIVFLGPVLAGQVAELGSQVLDNFPLWTR comes from the coding sequence ATGGGCCAGGATGTTTTCCTGTCATTGATGAAACAGGCGCTGATGACTGTGCTGATGCTCTCGGCGCCCGCGCTGGGGGTGGCGATTATCGTGGGCTTGAGCGTGGGGCTGTTCCAGGCGCTGACGCAGATCCAGGACCAGATCCTGCCGCAGGTGGTGAAGCTGGTGGCGGTCCTGTTGACCATCGTGTTCCTGGGCCCGGTTTTGGCCGGGCAAGTGGCGGAGTTGGGGAGCCAGGTGCTCGACAACTTCCCGCTGTGGACACGCTGA
- the sctR gene encoding type III secretion system export apparatus subunit SctR, translating into MTGYQPNLIEIILVVATIGLIPLAVVTLTGFMKISVVLFLIRNALGVQQTPPNLVLYGIALILSVYVTTPLIGDMYRQVEGRDLNIEHVEQLKDLGDALRPPLQAHLKRFANESERGFFVQATETIWSPEARADLRDDDLVVLIPAFVSSELTRAFEIGFLLYIPFLVVDLLVSNVLMAMGMSMVSPNLISIPLKIFLFVSLSGWSRLMHGLILSYG; encoded by the coding sequence ATGACCGGTTATCAGCCGAATCTGATCGAGATTATCCTGGTCGTTGCGACGATCGGGTTGATCCCGTTGGCGGTGGTGACGCTCACCGGTTTCATGAAGATCTCGGTGGTGTTGTTCCTGATCCGCAACGCCCTCGGCGTGCAGCAGACTCCGCCAAACCTGGTGTTGTACGGCATTGCGCTGATTCTTTCGGTGTACGTGACCACGCCCTTGATCGGCGATATGTACCGGCAGGTGGAGGGCCGCGATCTCAACATCGAGCATGTGGAGCAACTCAAGGACTTGGGCGATGCCCTGCGCCCGCCGTTGCAGGCGCACCTCAAGCGCTTCGCGAATGAGTCCGAGCGTGGCTTTTTTGTGCAGGCTACGGAAACGATCTGGTCGCCTGAGGCGCGTGCCGACCTGCGCGATGACGACCTGGTAGTGCTGATCCCGGCGTTTGTCAGTTCGGAACTCACGCGCGCCTTCGAGATCGGCTTTTTGCTGTACATCCCGTTTTTGGTGGTGGACTTGCTGGTGTCCAACGTGCTGATGGCCATGGGCATGTCGATGGTCTCGCCAAACTTGATTTCGATCCCCTTGAAGATTTTTTTATTCGTGTCGCTGAGTGGCTGGTCGCGCTTGATGCACGGTTTGATTTTGAGTTACGGCTGA
- the sctQ gene encoding type III secretion system cytoplasmic ring protein SctQ, which produces MIAALAVPLAPWLTHYDPALLTLHNQLHRRRRAWQGRCAGQDLRVSWAAATATVSSPCEVPLLLGRAPARLRLSAAAVEQALVPLALQFDVQLLPSLPRALLLELAVLDLIERLEPLLGHAVQLLAATDGQRDYAVRLSLELTFGNQPAMSAHLDLSEGAAVLIAQLLDQYAQPEPDPLPNLRQTLALVAGRQSLTLGELRSLRPGDVLMLEPGSGLLLDLDGRLQARCQYHGEALRVQEELTTPLLDMENTMTEVDAAAALDDLPLKLVCQVGSLELTLAQLRELGAGSLLQLNTPDVDSVDLMVNGRRVGQGQLVKIGDGLGVRLLSFATP; this is translated from the coding sequence ATGATCGCAGCCCTTGCCGTTCCATTGGCGCCGTGGCTGACGCACTACGACCCGGCCTTGCTCACCCTGCATAACCAACTGCACCGACGCCGTCGCGCCTGGCAGGGCCGATGCGCCGGGCAAGACCTGCGGGTGAGCTGGGCCGCCGCCACCGCCACCGTCAGTAGCCCGTGCGAGGTGCCGCTATTGCTCGGCCGCGCCCCGGCGCGCCTGCGCCTCTCGGCCGCTGCGGTGGAGCAGGCGCTGGTGCCGTTGGCGCTGCAGTTCGATGTGCAGTTGCTGCCCTCGTTGCCACGCGCGTTGTTACTGGAATTGGCGGTGCTCGACTTGATCGAGCGCCTCGAGCCGCTGCTCGGTCATGCGGTGCAGCTCCTGGCGGCCACCGACGGGCAGCGAGATTACGCCGTGCGCCTGTCGCTTGAGCTGACCTTTGGCAATCAGCCGGCCATGAGCGCGCACCTCGATCTGAGCGAAGGCGCCGCTGTGCTCATCGCGCAGTTGCTCGACCAATATGCCCAGCCTGAACCGGACCCATTGCCCAACCTGCGCCAGACCTTGGCGCTGGTCGCCGGGCGGCAGTCGCTGACCTTGGGTGAGCTGCGCAGTTTGCGCCCCGGCGATGTGCTGATGCTTGAGCCAGGCTCGGGCTTGTTGCTCGACCTGGACGGGCGCCTGCAGGCCCGCTGCCAATACCACGGTGAAGCCTTGCGTGTGCAGGAAGAATTGACAACGCCCCTTTTGGACATGGAGAACACGATGACTGAGGTTGATGCTGCTGCGGCCCTGGATGACCTGCCGCTCAAACTGGTGTGCCAGGTCGGCAGCCTGGAACTGACCCTGGCGCAATTGCGTGAGCTGGGCGCGGGCAGCCTGTTGCAGCTCAATACGCCCGACGTGGACAGCGTCGACCTGATGGTTAACGGGCGCCGCGTCGGCCAGGGGCAACTGGTGAAAATCGGTGATGGCCTGGGTGTGCGGCTGCTGAGTTTTGCCACTCCATGA
- a CDS encoding FliI/YscN family ATPase, which produces MNLEQLLPRLTERLNQTRLRPMHGTVLSIRGVLLRASVAGASIGELCQLRDPVSGRSLSAEVIGFEGDEAILSPIGSMEGLSTRTQITATGEALGVAVGDAQLGRVISPMGEFLDGDGTPPTLALQHYPLHAEPPAPFSRQLIVRSMALGIRAIDGLLTLAQGQRMGIFGEPGVGKSSLLASIIRNSEADVIVIGLIGERGREVRELLDVQLDAPARARTVAVVATSDRPAAERVRAAFVATALAEYHRDQGRNVLLLMDSLTRFARAQREIGLAVGEPPTRRGYPPSFFSILPRLLERAGPGPTGSITALYTVLTEGDAASDPVAEEARSILDGHIALSAELAQRNYFPAVDVLRSRSRLMEQVAAEEHKRLAMRIRELIARYGEIEMLIRVGEYAAGSDPLADEAIARHAAIEAFLRQNADEPSSLEHTLIRMRQVLA; this is translated from the coding sequence ATGAACCTGGAGCAGCTGCTGCCACGCCTGACCGAGCGCCTCAACCAGACACGCCTGCGGCCAATGCACGGCACGGTGTTGAGCATTCGGGGTGTGCTGTTGCGCGCCAGTGTCGCCGGGGCAAGCATCGGTGAATTGTGCCAACTGCGCGACCCGGTCAGTGGCCGCAGCCTGAGTGCCGAGGTGATTGGCTTTGAGGGCGACGAGGCGATTCTTTCGCCCATCGGCTCCATGGAGGGCCTGTCCACGCGCACGCAAATCACCGCCACCGGCGAGGCCCTGGGTGTGGCCGTCGGTGACGCGCAGCTCGGTCGAGTGATCAGCCCGATGGGCGAGTTCCTCGACGGCGACGGCACACCGCCGACCCTGGCCTTGCAACATTACCCCTTGCACGCCGAACCGCCGGCACCGTTTTCCCGGCAACTGATCGTACGCTCCATGGCCCTGGGCATTCGCGCCATCGACGGCTTGCTGACCCTGGCCCAGGGCCAGCGCATGGGCATCTTCGGTGAGCCTGGGGTGGGCAAGTCATCGTTGCTCGCCAGCATCATCCGCAACAGCGAAGCCGATGTGATCGTGATTGGCTTGATCGGCGAGCGGGGCAGGGAAGTGCGTGAACTGCTCGACGTGCAACTTGATGCCCCGGCGCGCGCGCGCACGGTGGCGGTGGTTGCCACCTCTGATCGCCCGGCGGCCGAGCGTGTGCGGGCTGCATTTGTCGCTACGGCCCTGGCCGAATATCACCGCGACCAGGGCCGCAACGTGTTGCTGTTGATGGACAGCCTGACGCGTTTTGCCCGCGCCCAGCGCGAAATTGGCTTGGCCGTGGGCGAACCACCGACCCGTCGCGGGTACCCGCCGTCGTTTTTCTCGATCTTGCCGCGCCTGCTGGAACGCGCCGGCCCCGGCCCCACCGGCAGCATCACCGCGTTGTACACCGTGCTCACCGAAGGTGATGCCGCCAGTGACCCGGTGGCCGAGGAAGCCCGCTCGATTCTCGACGGGCACATCGCCCTCAGCGCCGAACTGGCCCAGCGTAACTACTTCCCGGCCGTCGACGTATTGCGCAGCCGCAGCCGCTTGATGGAGCAAGTTGCCGCAGAGGAACACAAACGCCTGGCCATGCGTATTCGTGAGCTGATAGCGCGCTACGGCGAAATCGAAATGCTGATCCGCGTGGGCGAATACGCTGCCGGCAGCGACCCGTTGGCCGATGAAGCCATCGCTCGCCACGCCGCTATCGAAGCCTTCCTGCGCCAGAACGCGGATGAACCCAGCAGCCTGGAACACACCTTGATCCGCATGCGCCAGGTATTGGCATGA
- the sctL gene encoding type III secretion system stator protein SctL, translating to MSELPSRPTARILRAEDAALWSDGFAFLQAAKAQAEQIKADSDQWLQAARAEGFESARQEGAEHVAQLLVQTQSQVQQYLSSLEASLADLALGIVREVLGELDNAERLTRCTRQALSAFRQDQALTLWVPPAEVDALRQRLTRDGLVIAVAADEQLGAGQARLSSPAGSVELGVEAQLQTLRRSLLPFAEEGVA from the coding sequence ATGAGTGAATTACCGAGCCGCCCCACGGCGCGCATTTTGCGCGCTGAAGACGCTGCGTTGTGGAGCGATGGTTTTGCGTTTCTGCAGGCTGCCAAAGCGCAGGCGGAGCAGATCAAGGCCGACAGTGACCAGTGGCTGCAAGCCGCCCGCGCCGAGGGCTTTGAAAGCGCGCGGCAAGAGGGCGCCGAGCACGTTGCGCAGTTGCTGGTGCAGACCCAATCCCAGGTGCAGCAGTACTTGAGCAGCCTGGAGGCGTCGCTGGCCGACCTGGCTTTAGGCATCGTGCGCGAAGTGCTCGGCGAGCTGGACAATGCTGAGCGTCTAACGCGGTGTACGCGTCAGGCCTTGAGCGCGTTTCGCCAGGACCAGGCCTTGACCCTCTGGGTGCCGCCTGCCGAGGTCGACGCCTTGCGCCAACGCCTCACGCGCGACGGCCTGGTGATTGCCGTGGCGGCAGATGAACAACTGGGTGCCGGCCAGGCTCGCCTGAGCAGCCCGGCGGGCTCGGTTGAACTGGGTGTCGAAGCCCAATTGCAAACCCTGCGCCGCAGCCTGCTGCCGTTTGCCGAAGAAGGTGTGGCATGA